From a single bacterium genomic region:
- a CDS encoding FkbM family methyltransferase, protein MPVNLYEALTGSFVVVNLGSGGDADYDLPSSLLKTITLIEIDAGGNKSVTSQRYYRKHLIDSVVAGDKSPGEFKIRNYSACSGLCEPQQEIIEQYGLQKFYETRSSQHVIPTTLPEILDPLGLDTVDLLKTDLEGLDFEVIKSCDHLLSNVLAIKCELRFQPFYQGEPHFHEVAQYLHERHFELIGLKPEYWKPLTENRKTHRDGRVVFADVFFLKRTEVIRGFSDDKRKISAAKQIIASSMSGQISQAEWLLGQYGDLLPPEWITELKPIVMPKIEHGPVIRRVFSWPAMIIKRLAWSRNPKNSGSVFDFSHVVSAD, encoded by the coding sequence ATGCCTGTAAATTTATACGAAGCGCTCACAGGATCGTTCGTGGTTGTAAATTTGGGTTCAGGCGGTGATGCTGACTACGATCTGCCGTCGTCTCTTCTGAAAACTATCACGCTGATTGAAATTGACGCAGGCGGAAACAAAAGCGTAACAAGTCAACGCTATTACAGAAAACACCTCATTGACAGCGTTGTTGCCGGAGATAAATCTCCGGGAGAATTTAAGATTCGAAATTATAGCGCCTGCTCTGGACTGTGCGAACCACAGCAAGAAATTATCGAACAGTACGGGCTTCAGAAATTCTACGAAACCAGATCTTCTCAGCATGTGATCCCGACTACGCTGCCGGAAATACTGGATCCGTTGGGTTTAGATACCGTTGATTTGCTGAAAACGGATTTGGAAGGGTTGGATTTTGAAGTAATAAAGAGTTGCGATCATCTCCTTTCCAATGTACTCGCGATTAAATGCGAACTTCGTTTTCAGCCGTTTTATCAAGGAGAGCCGCACTTTCATGAAGTGGCCCAATATCTTCATGAGCGGCATTTTGAACTGATCGGATTAAAGCCGGAATATTGGAAACCTCTCACAGAAAACAGAAAAACACATCGGGACGGTAGAGTCGTTTTTGCAGATGTATTTTTTTTAAAGAGAACCGAGGTTATTCGCGGGTTTTCTGATGACAAAAGGAAAATTAGCGCCGCTAAGCAAATCATCGCATCGTCGATGTCAGGTCAAATAAGCCAGGCGGAATGGCTCTTAGGTCAATACGGTGATTTGCTGCCACCTGAATGGATTACGGAGCTCAAACCCATCGTAATGCCGAAAATAGAACACGGACCGGTGATAAGAAGGGTTTTTTCATGGCCAGCAATGATAATTAAGAGGCTGGCATGGTCAAGAAACCCAAAGAATTCCGGATCAGTTTTTGATTTCTCTCACGTTGTCTCCGCGGATTAA
- a CDS encoding NAD-dependent epimerase/dehydratase family protein, whose protein sequence is MAKEKILVTGGAGYIGSILVPTLLAKGYKVTVLDSLAFNQSSLLECCSNPDFDIVNEDVRNENVVKTVLRDKDIIIPLAAIVGAPLSKKNAYNTVSINRDAIISINKMRSKDQRIIYPTTNSGYGIGQDGIYCTEETPLNPISLYGTTKVEAERALLDSENAITLRLATVFGFSPRMRLDLLVNDFTYKAYTEKYIVLFEANFKRNFIHIRDVASAFCFAMDHFEVMKNQPYNVGLSSANLSKMELCMKIKEQIPDFFITTSEINKDPDQRNYIVSNEKIEKLGYMPMHTVEAGICELIKGFRIIKNNKFSNV, encoded by the coding sequence ATGGCAAAAGAGAAAATTCTGGTTACGGGCGGGGCAGGGTATATCGGCTCTATTCTTGTACCAACTTTACTGGCAAAGGGATATAAGGTTACAGTTTTGGATTCGCTGGCATTTAATCAGTCGTCGCTGTTGGAATGTTGTTCCAACCCGGATTTTGACATAGTCAATGAGGATGTCCGTAATGAGAACGTGGTTAAAACCGTGCTGCGCGACAAAGATATCATTATTCCGCTTGCCGCAATTGTTGGCGCCCCCTTGTCCAAAAAGAATGCATATAATACGGTGTCCATCAACCGAGACGCCATTATATCAATAAATAAAATGCGGTCAAAGGATCAACGAATTATTTATCCAACGACCAACAGCGGATACGGTATTGGGCAGGACGGTATTTATTGCACCGAAGAAACGCCGTTGAATCCGATATCATTATATGGTACAACTAAAGTCGAAGCGGAACGCGCGTTATTAGATTCCGAAAATGCGATTACGCTGCGGCTGGCAACGGTATTTGGGTTCAGCCCAAGGATGCGCCTTGATCTGTTGGTAAATGATTTTACCTACAAAGCGTATACAGAAAAGTACATCGTACTTTTTGAAGCGAATTTTAAACGCAATTTCATACATATTCGCGATGTGGCATCTGCTTTTTGTTTTGCAATGGATCACTTTGAAGTAATGAAAAACCAGCCATACAATGTCGGATTAAGTTCTGCAAACCTCTCAAAAATGGAACTGTGTATGAAGATCAAAGAGCAGATACCCGATTTTTTCATTACAACGTCTGAAATAAATAAGGATCCTGATCAAAGGAATTACATCGTAAGTAATGAGAAAATTGAAAAACTCGGTTACATGCCTATGCACACCGTCGAAGCAGGAATTTGCGAACTCATTAAAGGTTTCAGAATAATAAAGAATAACAAATTTTCTAATGTGTAA
- a CDS encoding NTP transferase domain-containing protein gives MKNIDAVILAGGLGTRLNDSAGDLPKALVPVNGKPFLEYVFKLLCRTKFITRVVIAVGYKADKIISKYQNNSDYGFEILFSVEKDLLGTGGAIKKALQYTNSDNVLVLNGDSYVDIDIQSFISAHDTKDASISVALTHVENANRFGKVNILTNNKIVSFEEKAPNSSGGYINCGVYLFRKTVFDHIPENTVLSLEKDLLPNMTKFNAFGFICTGKFIDIGIPETYNIASDYLKEEN, from the coding sequence AAATGATTCAGCCGGAGACTTGCCGAAGGCTCTTGTTCCGGTCAATGGTAAGCCTTTTCTGGAGTACGTTTTTAAATTGTTATGTCGAACCAAGTTCATTACCCGAGTCGTAATCGCCGTTGGCTACAAAGCAGATAAAATCATATCGAAATATCAGAATAATTCGGACTATGGCTTTGAGATATTATTTTCTGTGGAAAAAGACCTCCTCGGCACCGGAGGCGCAATAAAAAAAGCCTTACAGTATACGAATTCAGATAATGTTCTCGTTCTGAATGGAGATAGTTATGTTGATATAGATATTCAAAGTTTTATTTCAGCGCACGACACAAAGGACGCCTCGATTTCCGTAGCTCTTACTCATGTTGAAAATGCCAACAGATTCGGTAAGGTAAACATATTGACTAACAACAAAATTGTTTCTTTTGAAGAAAAAGCGCCAAACTCATCCGGCGGCTATATTAATTGCGGTGTTTATCTATTTAGGAAAACTGTATTTGATCACATTCCGGAAAACACCGTATTATCCCTTGAGAAAGATCTGCTTCCCAATATGACAAAATTTAACGCATTCGGGTTTATTTGTACGGGCAAATTCATCGATATTGGGATACCTGAAACGTATAACATTGCATCCGATTACTTAAAGGAAGAAAACTAA